A region of Diospyros lotus cultivar Yz01 chromosome 3, ASM1463336v1, whole genome shotgun sequence DNA encodes the following proteins:
- the LOC127796983 gene encoding late embryogenesis abundant protein At1g64065-like, producing the protein MTEREQNSGSPLAPANADARNDGEAVTAVSGEESRRKKWITWLLYIIALVIFHIGVIVLFRMTIMKFRTPKFRLRSATFEDFNVQTSNASFDLRMDAGFGVKNTNFGPYKFDETTIFFYYMGVQVGAAAVRRSKSSLSSTKKLNAPVDLISPVSLRNSLELASDLSSGILPLTGETKLHGKVTIMFLFKKKKSAQLDCAMEINISTKQLQSVKCK; encoded by the coding sequence ATGACAGAGAGGGAACAAAACTCAGGCAGTCCCTTGGCACCGGCCAATGCCGATGCCAGAAACGATGGGGAGGCGGTAACGGCCGTTTCGGGAGAAGAGAGCCGCCGCAAGAAGTGGATAACATGGTTGCTCTACATTATAGCCTTGGTCATCTTTCATATCGGCGTCATAGTGTTGTTCAGAATGACGATCATGAAATTTAGGACGCCAAAGTTTCGGCTGCGGTCTGCTACTTTCGAGGACTTTAATGTCCAAACATCGAACGCCTCCTTCGATCTGAGGATGGATGCCGGATTTGGAGTGAAGAACACCAACTTCGGCCCTTATAAATTCGACGAAACCACCATCTTCTTCTACTACATGGGCGTCCAAGTCGGCGCCGCCGCCGTCCGGAGGTCGAAATCCAGTTTAAGTTCAACCAAGAAGTTGAATGCTCCAGTGGATTTGATCTCGCCCGTGAGTCTCCGGAACAGTTTGGAACTGGCGAGTGATTTGAGTTCTGGGATTTTGCCTTTGACCGGCGAGACTAAGCTACACGGGAAGGTGACCATAATGTTCTtgttcaagaagaagaagtctgcCCAACTGGATTGCGCCATGGAAATCAACATCTCGACGAAGCAGCTGCAGAGCGTCAAGTGCAAATGA
- the LOC127796453 gene encoding uncharacterized protein LOC127796453 yields the protein MAEKPQVHPELPQSDLPRAKHDAEAAVALPDDELRRQKRMKWLLYIVAFVIFQTGIIVLFSMTVMKFRTPKFRVREATFGAFEVQTSNASFNLRMNAQLGVKNNNFGPYKFDNTAIFFYYNGTQVGRGAVSKSKANFRSTKKLDVAVDLVAPASLAGNSELERELSSGILPLTSASKLDGKVTIMFMLKKKKSAEMNCNMEVNTITKQLQNVKCR from the exons ATGGCAGAGAAGCCTCAGGTCCATCCAGAGCTTCCTCAGTCCGATCTTCCCAGGGCCAAGCATGACGCAGAGGCTGCCGTGGCTCTGCCCGACGACGAGCTCCGCCGCCAGAAGCGGATGAAGTGGCTGCTCTATATAGTAGCCTTCGTCATCTTCCAAACCGGCATCATAGTTCTCTTCTCCATGACGGTGATGAAGTTCAGAACGCCGAAGTTTCGGGTCCGAGAGGCCACTTTCGGCGCTTTCGAGGTTCAAACATCCAACGCTTCGTTTAATCTGAGAATGAACGCTCAGCTTGGGGTGAAGAACAACAACTTTGGTCCCTACAAGTTCGACAACACCGCCATCTTCTTCTACTACAACGGTACCCAAGTCGGCAGAGGCGCCGTCAGCAAGTCCAAGGCCAATTTCCGATCTACCAAGAAGCTGGACGTTGCGGTGGACTTGGTTGCGCCGGCGAGTCTGGCAGGCAATTCAGAATTGGAGAGGGAGTTAAGTTCTGGGATTCTACCATTAACGAGCGCGTCTAAGCTGGATGGGAAG GTGACCATAATGTTCATGCTTAAAAAGAAGAAATCTGCCGAAATGAATTGCAACATGGAAGTTAACACCATCACCAAGCAGCTACAGAATGTGAAATGCAGATAA
- the LOC127796455 gene encoding late embryogenesis abundant protein At1g64065-like yields the protein MTVMKFRTPKFRIQSATFPTFDVQTSNASFNLKMDARLGVKNTNFGPYKFDKTTILFYYNGTQVGSAAVRKSKANFRSTKKLDVGAVDLVMPANGANNQHLASDLKSGILPLTGTAEMKGKVTIMFMFKKKKSTKLDCTMEVDIQKQALKNVKCK from the coding sequence ATGACGGTGATGAAATTCAGAACCCCCAAGTTTCGGATCCAATCGGCGACGTTTCCTACCTTTGATGTTCAAACATCGAATGCTTCCTTCAATTTGAAGATGGATGCCAGACTCGGCGTGAAGAACACCAACTTCGGCCCTTACAAGTTCGACAAGACCACCATCTTATTCTACTATAACGGCACCCAGGTCGGCAGCGCGGCCGTCCGGAAGTCCAAGGCCAATTTCCGATCGACCAAGAAGCTGGACGTCGGCGCCGTAGATTTGGTCATGCCGGCCAACGGTGCGAACAATCAACATCTGGCGAGTGATTTGAAGTCAGGGATCCTGCCTCTGACCGGCACGGCGGAGATGAAAGGGAAGGTAACGATCATGTTCAtgttcaagaagaagaaatccacaAAGTTGGATTGCACCATGGAAGTTGACATCCAAAAACAGGCGCTGAAGAACGTGAAATGCAAGTGA
- the LOC127796984 gene encoding late embryogenesis abundant protein At1g64065-like codes for MAEKPQVHPELPQSDLPRAKHDAEAAVALPDDELRRQKRMKWLLYIVAFVIFQTGVIVLFSMTVMKFRTPKFRVREATFDPFEVQTSNASFNLRMNAQLGVKNTNFGPYKFDNTAIFFYYSGTQVGSGAVLKSKANFRSTKKLDVAVDLVAPASLAGNSELERELSSGILPLTSASKMNGKVTIMFMFKKKKSAEMNCNMEVNTVTKQLQNVKCR; via the coding sequence ATGGCAGAGAAGCCTCAGGTCCATCCAGAGCTTCCTCAGTCCGATCTTCCCAGGGCCAAGCATGACGCAGAGGCTGCCGTGGCTCTGCCCGACGACGAGCTCCGCCGCCAGAAGCGGATGAAGTGGCTGCTCTATATAGTAGCCTTCGTCATCTTCCAAACCGGCGTCATAGTTCTCTTCTCCATGACGGTGATGAAGTTCAGAACGCCGAAGTTTCGGGTCCGAGAGGCCACTTTCGACCCTTTCGAGGTTCAAACATCCAACGCTTCGTTTAATCTGAGAATGAACGCTCAGCTTGGGGTGAAGAACACCAACTTTGGTCCCTACAAGTTCGACAACACCGCCATCTTCTTCTATTACAGTGGTACCCAAGTCGGCAGCGGCGCCGTCCTCAAGTCCAAGGCCAATTTCCGATCTACCAAGAAGCTGGACGTTGCGGTGGACTTGGTTGCGCCGGCGAGTCTGGCAGGCAATTCAGAATTGGAGAGGGAGTTAAGTTCTGGGATTCTACCATTAACGAGCGCGTCCAAAATGAATGGGAAGGTGACCATAATGTTCATgtttaaaaagaagaaatctGCCGAAATGAATTGCAACATGGAAGTCAACACAGTCACCAAGCAGCTACAGAATGTGAAGTGCAGATAA